Proteins encoded within one genomic window of Tigriopus californicus strain San Diego chromosome 12, Tcal_SD_v2.1, whole genome shotgun sequence:
- the LOC131892067 gene encoding probable chitinase 10, translated as MRSIGLVLAILALSNIIQDGLTVKQSDKLVVCYFTSWAHYREDPGHFDVAWVDPTLCSHGIYAYADIDTATWSLMPVDPWYDLGPMDCGPGECNFDSYRRFTALASETFTPMLSVGGYNEGPDKFSDMAKDPVKRQAFIDSSVDYLQRYGFQGLDIDWEFPAEEDKRNLDLLVGEMKAAFDLQGLILSLAIFPEYDRVDLGYDIPFLSENADFLSAIAYDYHSYYNGHEFTAHEAPIFRINEEEDVLHPGYGLNVYDGIRYLLQKGGDPTKLVMGIPAYGNGFMLEDASNNGLYCPAAGAINPGPIMHSSGSWSFQEILKIQQDDALTYLPGATPMAWSIQRDDCQRVPYMINGKYWIGYEDVQSVGLKAQMANALNLGGVMVFSLDQDDYSGAFSDSTYPLLREINTQLAAGNTFDPIDETCGDEPAPVCEI; from the exons GGAGGACCCAGGTCATTTTGATGTAGCTTGGGTTGACCCCACCCTGTGCTCCCATGGGATCTACGCCTATGCTGATATCGACACTGCCACGTGGTCCTTGATGCCTGTGGATCCCTGGTATGATCTGGGACCCATGGATTGTGGTCCTGGCGAGTGCAACTTTGACTCTTACCGACGATTCACGGCCTTGGCCTCGGAAACGTTCACCCCCATGCTTTCTGTTGGTGGATATAATGAAGGTCCTGACAAGTTCTCGGATATGGCCAAGGACCCAGTCAAACGACAGGCTTTCATTGACAGCTCCGTGGACTACCTTCAGCGTTATGGGTTCCAGGGTTTGGATATTGACTGGGAGTTCCCGGCAGAAGAGGACAAGCGGAACTTGGACCTCCTCGTGGGCGAGATGAAGGCTGCCTTTGACCTTCAGGGTCTTATTCTCAGCTTGGCGATCTTCCCGGAGTACGACCGGGTTGATTTGGGCTATGATATTCCGTTCCTGTCTGAAAATGCGGATTTCCTCAGTGCCATTGCCTATGATTACCATTCGTACTACAATGGCCATGA ATTCACGGCTCACGAGGCCCCCATCTTCCGGatcaatgaagaagaagacgtcCTGCACCCTGGATATGGCCTCAATGTGTATGACGGGATTCGATATCTTCTACAGAAGGGTGGCGATCCAACCAAGCTGGTCATGGGTATTCCGGCTTATGGCAATGGCTTCATGTTAGAAGACGCTTCCAATAACGGCCTTTATTGTCCTGCCGCTGGTGCAATCAATCCCGGCCCAATCATGCACTCCAGTGGCTCTTGGAGCTTCCAGGAGATCCTCAAGATCCAACAGGATGATGCCCTCACGTACTTGCCGGGTGCCACTCCCATGGCTTGGTCCATTCAGCGAGATGACTGCCAACGAGTTCCCTACATGATCAACGGCAAGTACTGGATTGGCTACGAGGATGTCCAATCCGTTGGTTTGAAGGCCCAAATGGCCAATGCCTTGAACCTCGGTGGAGTGATGGTGTTCTCCTTGGACCAAGACGACTACAGTGGAGCTTTTTCCGATTCGACATATCCTCTCTTGAGAGAAATCAACACCCAATTGGCGGCTGGAAATACTTTCGATCCTATTGACGAGACTTGTGGTGATGAACCTGCTCCTGTTTGTGAAATCTAA